A genome region from Chiroxiphia lanceolata isolate bChiLan1 chromosome 5, bChiLan1.pri, whole genome shotgun sequence includes the following:
- the WNT2 gene encoding LOW QUALITY PROTEIN: protein Wnt-2 (The sequence of the model RefSeq protein was modified relative to this genomic sequence to represent the inferred CDS: inserted 4 bases in 4 codons; substituted 1 base at 1 genomic stop codon): HELSPGIWWSLPLXLIWATPPVTSSWWYMGAVGSSRVMCDNVPGLVSRQRQLCRRHPXAMLSIGRGVAAXTASAAQFDRHRWDCKRPGAGAALLAASCCAGSRESAFVHAISSAGVVFAITRACSQGELKSCSCDPKKKGSAKDSKGHFDWGGCSDNIEYGIKFARAFVDAKERKGKDARALMNLHNNRAGRKAVKRFLKQECKCHGXSCTLRTCWLAMADFRKTGDYLWKKYNGAIQVVMNQDGTGFTVANKXFKKPTKNDLVYFESSPDYCIRDRDVGSLGTAGRVCNQTSRGMDSCEVMCCGRGYDTSRVSRMTKCECKFHWCCAVRCQDCLEVVDIHTCKAPKSAGWISRT; the protein is encoded by the exons CATGAACTTTCTCCTGGGATCTGGTGGTCTCTTCCTT GTCTGATCTGGGCGACCCCACCAGTCACTTCTTCATGGTG GTACATGGGCGCCGTGGGCTCCTCGCGAGTGATGTGCGACAACGTCCCGGGGCTGGTGAGCCGGCAGCGGCAGCTGTGCCGGCGGCACC AGGCCATGCTATCCATCGGCCGCGGCGTGGCCG GGACGGCGAGTGCAGCACAGTTCGACCGGCACCGCTGGGACTGCAAACGCCCTGGAGCGGGGGCAGCGCTCCTCGCCGCGTCCTGCTGCGCAG GTAGTCGTGAATCTGCATTTGTGCATGCCATCTCCTCTGCTGGAGTTGTTTTTGCCATCACCAGGGCATGTAGCCAAGGGGAGCTGAAATCTTGCTCCTGCGATCCCAAGAAGAAAGGCTCTGCCAAGGACAGCAAGGGCCATTTTGACTGGGGTGGCTGCAGCGATAATATTGAGTATGGCATTAAATTTGCCAGAGCCTTTGTGGATGCCAAAGAACGGAAAGGAAAAGATGCAAGGGCGCTGATGAACCTTCACAACAacagagctggaaggaag GCCGTGAAGCGGTTTTTGAAACAGGAGTGCAAATGTCACGGGTGATCATGCACTCTAAGGACCTGTTGGCTGGCCATGGCAGACTTTAGGAAAACAGGAGATTATCTGTGGAAGAAATACAATGGAGCAATTCAGGTGGTCATGAATCAAGATGGCACGGGTTTCACTGTGGCTAATA AATTTAAGAAGCCAACTAAGAATGACCTGGTATACTTTGAAAGCTCTCCAGACTACTGTATCAGGGACAGGGATGTAG GGTCCCTTGGGACAGCTGGGCGGGTGTGTAACCAAACCTCCCGTGGCATGGACAGCTGTGAGGTGATGTGCTGCGGGAGAGGCTACGACACGTCCCGCGTCAGCAGAATGACCAAATGCGAGTGCAAGTTCCACTGGTGTTGTGCTGTGCGCTGCCAGGACTGCCTAGAAGTGGTGGATATTCACACTTGCAAAGCGCCAAAGAGCGCTGGCTGGATCTCCCGGACTTAA